The Pyxicephalus adspersus chromosome 1, UCB_Pads_2.0, whole genome shotgun sequence sequence TGAGCAGCTCTTCCACTGCCAATTCTTCTCTCCTGCTGGAATTTCAGGGTAAGGTCCAAGTCTCTCAAGTTAGTATTGTGCATTGTTATACAGTGAATAGTCCTAATGTTTTGTATGACTGTACATGAGATGGCAGTAGATGGGGAGCAGGAACTGATGCTATGGGAAGGTCGATGCCCTAAGGGCTAGAAGAGCATGGCAAAGCttcaaaaacacaacattttatacaGTTCTGTGCTTTTTAATAAGTCTTTCAATTTTTCACTGCATCCCCAAAAATATATTGCTTAGAATTCACTGCAGTGCATCACAAGTTTGTGAACGCAATCTAATAGGAAACATTGCCATACATTACGCACATTAGGGGCTTTGTATCACTACAGTGTAAATAGGTAACAAGCAATAGCAATTGAGGCAGGCCCTcacaattgtatatatttactaaCAAAGTATCATTTTATTACAGATGAGACCAGTAACCAAAGTTCCTTTTCTGATGTATACCAGCCAAAGGTAGAAAGCAGCAACTCCAGCCCAAGTCCCCCACATAGTGAGTCTCCCAGTCCAGTGCACACATCTGACTCTCAGCCCCCAACCCTGGGACAGGAGAGCTTGGATGGTAAGAATATGTGATCCTGAGACCTTGTGTGAGGAGGCAACGAGGGGCGGCACCTGGATCACACTTCTGTGCTGTCATGGCATCAGAGGGTTGGGCAGCTGTCAAATGAATGAATCAGttatatatgttaaaacaaaaaaactgattgctttgttttataaactgcaaaatcattttttaaaattaccttgTAATTGGGGGAAAGTGTGCATTGCCAATTTGTGCAAGAAAATAACTTCACTGATCCATTTAGAATCTCCTGCTAGAGCTCCTCCAAAATGTCCACATTTCATCTTATGGGAGAATACACTCATCTCCTCTCACTTTGCACAGTCTGGTCTGTGCCAAAACACCTATTACAAGGCCTGAGCTTATAATACAACTATCCAAATAGTGGCATTCGGAACATCAGAATTGCAATAACTTTGGTATAAGATTTCAGCACCTTAAGGTTTAGAAATGGAACAGTGCAAGTATGATCTGGCATATTGTGGTAACTGCAGTTTGTTGATAACAGTATGTGCTACTATgtagtttgtacattttttttccataagttgtgtttttttttaagcaagatttttttatacataaaaaagaacagacaTTGGGCTCTACTTCTAAAAcaaggaatctaacattccctcatgggaatcagttactaccattaaaacacatagacctggaagattgctttgagcgaatgtcagattcctttgTGTTATTTATAGACCTCATAGAGGATAATTAAAATGTTGGGTACATGAAAGGTGACATTGAATAACAACTAGTACAAATGTGGGGCTCTAAGAAAACATCTTAGTTATTAATCCTTATTGGCCACAAAGGGAAATGTCTTGttgtacatgttttatatatGGACTAATGTTTTGGTCTATTTTGTACAGCAGTTTGACAAACTAGTAATAAACATAGAGGTGATGCTGTTTGCAGCACAGCCATGCACCACACCATTATGCATGACtgttaaaactaaaatgaaaatgttaaatgttaaagcagGTACACAAATTGTCTGCATTTTTACTAGTGATCTTGAAATGCTAGTTGGGCATTAAATCTAATTGCATCTAATCTAAACCCAATTCTagttaggaataaataaaatgtaagagtGGGAGCTTATTCTGGGTATAGGCAATATTGTTATCAGCTGAATTTGCTCAACAtagacacatacagcaataaatcCCAACACAGCTGACATAGATAATCTGCAAAAGAAATGGTTGGCTTTGCTTGAGAAAATGTTGCTTCATATTGCTGTTTTAAGAGCACTTGATTTGATCCATGCAAAAGGGGAGGATTTGTCAGTCATTCTGATCTTCCTCCACAACAGAAATCAAATAttacaaatcaaatcaaataccCAGGTTCTTAGTTATGGGAACCCTGTTTACCCATGCTGTCAAACTTTAAATTTTAGTATAATGTTCCTCTGTTCTATAATATTTCCATTGTTTTGCTACAAGTTGCTCATTGGCAACAAGCAAAATTCTGTAGAATTTCTTGAACTTTAATGCTTGCAAGGTATTTTAGAGAGGATGGAGAAATATGATTGCATTTGTATCCTGTTGAAAAGGATTGTAATATTAGTTCATGAATACAATATGATACATAAATagattatttgtgtatattttttcagTGACCTCTGTTGCTGCTTCTGAGGGTGCTGACGAACCACCCACACTGACCAAGGAGGAGCCTGCTTTTACTTCAGATCAGGTACTTAGTGATGCGGATGTTACAAAAGCTTCTTCAATACTCATAGTACCAGAAACATTGCATAAAATGGTAATTAATTAGGCCGTTTTGTTCAGTTCTATGACTCCTAAATGAAAATTTAGAGACTATAAGAACTGACTTTACTCACCCGTTCAGAAAATGCCAGTTTCCTGGCTCTTTGGCTGATCCAATGACATTAATACTTTCTGAGGCAGTGATCTGTAACAAATATGTGATATGGTGTTTAGCAATGCATGTTAAAGGGGAGGCAAGTATACAAGGGGGTGTTGAAAAGTTCCTGGTCAGGACCACAATTCAAAAGCATGATTTTGTCACTGTAGCTGGAAATggaattgttttataataattttagtaCAGGATTGTATtgctcctatttatttatttatgttttgaaaTCATTGACAGACATTCAAAACATTGCCTAAATGTGATTCTGTGCCAACTTTCACTGTGAATATTTTGAGAAATTGAAGTTGATCTGATCTGAGAGGCCTTCAACAGTATCAATTCCTGAAATTACTGATTATGTGCTTTATATGATGTTGGCAGATCTGTGAATCAGTTCCACAGACACTAGAGATAACCAGGAAACATGTTGGGTTTATCATTTAGAAACGGGTAAGTATGCAGAAGGTGTTATTCAAGTGGGtaccaaaatgtttgaatgttatTGAGAAATGATAATAAAGTCCCACGTTGAACATTTGTGATACAGACAGGCGGTTATTCCAGAAAGGAAAAGACTACCAGCTGAGCATGCCCAGCTCAGTTTTTCCGCTTCCCTTGCGCATGttaagaatgaatgaactcttgggTGCCTGCAGCAGGTAtggcaacgtacacacgtcagatgattctcgtccgatttaTTGCTTTACGGCGAGTATCAaatgaaaatctgatgtgtgtacagcactcatccgacgacgttcatggatccgtcctgttGGATCCATAAATGACAAACCACTGCAACACAAgtgtgaaggggagagagcgcagtggggggGGGTTCACTCGTTCTCCTGccctctcccctccccatagagcaaaACGGAAAGAAagattgacaaaagtctaacgtgtgcgTGCAACCCACTGTATgacatcccagccaatcaagatgttcaAAGATCGTCtccaggaaaaaaagggaaaagaaatatGCCGCCGCCTTGTGCAGAACGAGGACAGGTGAAtatcgcaggtttagttctgctttgcaTTGACACCTTCATAtgattttacagcattttaaGAGGTGCAGAGGTACTTTTTTTGAAACAATTTGTCTCGGTTGTTGAAACATTGTTATACTACTATGATGGAGATTCTCCTCctctgaaaaaaactaaaaacccaAAAATCTGTAGGAAATGTCatagaatattttttgtataaataaggTATTTGGTTACTAACGATCTTTAAAATCACCAAATAGTGCAAAATACTACTCTAAGGTGTTCTCCTATTTTCAGGGCAATGCATCTGCTCACAAGACAAGGAATTGTTTGTAGAATGTGTGCTTTAAATTCGTAGACCATCCACCCTTCTCACCAGATCAAAAAATTGAaagggaagacattttttttttgattcagaGACAATAGCATGAGCGGTCTTTTGGCACCCCCTCATATATGTTCTGCCTAACGGCACATTTTGTAATAGGTACTGTAGGATAGACCACAAGGCTTTAAGTGGAGGCACATTCCCTATGTAGgaataaaattcaaaatatagCTGTAAATGAATACTTGAAACAGCCAGAAGAAAAGTGCAGTGGTGGCATTTCAAGAAAGGGAAACTAGAAAAGTCTGCTagaaaaagtcatattttagAAGGTATATTGTACATATAAGTGACCAATAGTATTACTTTAATGGGAAGTATGGTTTAATActaactgcaacttttttttttctatagattgaAGATCTTGAGGAGTCTGGAGCACCACCATTGAAGCGAGCATGTCCAGATGTGCCTTCCCATCCTACAACAGCTTTAAAAAGCTAGTGCTTGTCTCGGCATACCTTCCTTGTTTTGCTGTGACAGCCATTGAAAGCCTTAGCTGACAATGTTTGCACTTAAAGGAAACATGTCCGACTGGCTGTCACCTGACACAGCTGATGTTCTTATTTAAAGCTGGAAGCTGACCTTTATCAGCATTCACAGCTGTATAGGAGCCATAGCTGTGATGGATAACGGCCTTCCTGATAGGATTATGTAAAGGCTGGATGTTGTGCAATTACTGACCATATAGCTTTCAAAGGGAGGGATTTGTAACCTACCTGTTTCAGGTGCAATCCAAACTGCAATGCATGAcagtaaagttttgctttattgtCACATTTTTAAAGGCACTTTTAAAATTGTAGTGAAAAGTCATGTGAAATCTGCAGATACCAACCATTGTATGCTTTCTCCACACAACGTCTTTATCTAGATTCATGACCTTCAATGAAGACTTATGTCAACTAGTTGTTAGCTGTGATATTGCCCGTCTTACCATGTTTGTCAGGCCTCACCTGtccatgaaaaatgaaaagtatagaagtatagtaaagtaaaagtataagtataagtaAAAGTATAGTAAAAGAATAGACTAAAGGTCTATTTAGATCTTTGTACTGGGGTGATGTGCGTGTTACTGCAACACATGAAAACACACCAAACATGCCTTGCCACCTTGTGGCGCTAATCATTTTGAATGGCAACATGCATGCATTAACACATCTCATAGATATTATTGGGCCCTAATGGAACAAACATAACATCACTTTGCTAGACACCTTTTAAAAGATAATGAGACTTATTTATGAAAAGTGGGGATAAAATAcatcttttacttttatattcttttattagaGGAAATGTGATTGGTTTCTATGGACAACAACTACATGCCATTTAATTTTCTGTACtccatatttcatatttaattccTGGTGAATCATGCTTTCCCCAGAGACTACCCCTTTATTCCAAGCATTGTCAAACTGTTTCATTCCTTATCGACAGAGACCCTATATATTGTGTTAAGCTTATTTCATAAAAGCTGTAGTATTACATGTTCTATAACAATTAGAAGTTTATGGATGTGTTTCAGCAcaacaaaagatatttttaataaattaaactatttgaaaaagttttttattgtttttcttttttttatattgcaaagcTTGTTCGAAGTTGTGAAATAAGTGATAAAGGGTTAGAGATTCTCTCTATCCCTGTGAAAGGAAATTTTCTCTCAACTCCTCCCACCTGCctatgaaaaagagaaaacaacctttttttttttccaataaacacacaaaatagCAAAACCCAACAGAGATTCTGACTCTTCCTACTTTGCCAAAATGTTTCCAAGAGGCTGCTATTGCAGGTTTTTTATTCTGTGAATGACAGTTACATGGCTTTCATTCCAGTTTTCATCCAATACATATGagaactaaataaaatgttcccCACTGTTAGAAACCAGATCACCAAAATTTTGATGCCTCATTTATAAAATTGACAATTCTTCCCAGTTTGATAAGGTTTCTAAATTGGAAAGGATGAGAGGTGCCATAATACCAGTTCCATTTACACAAATGTGACCAATGTAGCTCCTTCATACCTGTGGTGGAAAACATGATTGACCATTCCCCGGCAAAATTCTGATGTGTGCCTAGGCCAACCACAGCAAGTAACACATTTACATGCACTTCAGTTACAACCACAATTCGCTTCTTCCAAAAGCTGCCCAAAATTACTTCtgccacagccatgtgcaaaaaatggctTCTAACCACACCCGTGCACTTGTGCAGACATCTCATCCCCTCACCGTTATGAAATCCTCCATCTTAGCACAGCGGAAGCTCAGGGCACCTCCATTTTCTTCCTTAttccttctgcctatgtcacccaatttcacactgCGCAGAGGCTCTGAgcccccattcagtctttactggtGCCACGgcaaagacagaaggggagaatATATACTTATCTAGCCTTTTATATATAGTGTAATTTTGGTAATAGATCTGCTTtcaatgggagaggttgggaccacaGTTGAGCTTATAGCAGAACTCTGCAGctcaccacaggtctgaaatggcccttactgTAGAAGTAGTAGTGTGCAGTGATTTACCTTTGATAACACTTTTATACCAGTTGTTTGAACAGACACCACTATTTCCTAAAGGGTTCATCACTATCAAAGTTATATTCAaatgcccgggtatttatttattgcaatcttatattatacaggaaaaggaatcaaatacagctatagtgattttcttgtctacggtgttgtttaatttttttgcctttgattgcgtTCGGCCAATAGTGCTTATGTTTTCTCagaggcattattacaggccagaaatttgtaagagtcccaaaaaaagtgtgtaaaaatataagtaaaaggcacactgtcactgagcaatacatacacacatgcaaatatacctctgacatataccacagtgctgtataaagatcaggggtgcactcacatgagtctgagtcatatgtctaggaATTTTGGTTTAAAGGTCTGGAtgtgtttctgagtgatggtggaacataccaagtttggttgaaatgtttccatgcgtttcctaatgacatacacacacacacacacacatacatacatacatacatacatacatacaaatatagctctgacatatagcacagcgctgtacaaagatgactggtccactcacatgagtctcagtcatatgtatagcaagcttggttgaaatgtctccatgcatttttgagtgatggtggaatttacacacacacacgtacatcCATGTACGTGTATATAGATAATTGcattaacacaaataaatgaCTCCACTGCATCAAAAAAGTAAACTGGAGTACCtaacactgggcctaatttattaaagctctccaaggctggagagaatacactttcaccagtgaagcttggtgatcaagcaaatctggaatggatttctttaatgtcatttgctatttgctagcaaatgctttgaatcctggaccagatccatcccaggtttgttggatcacccagcttcactggtgaaagtgtattctctccagccttggagaactttaataaatcaggtccagtgtttctcagccaggattcctacagaggttgctgggggttccttgagcaatcggCAATTTGGACCTCTCCTGTCTGTTACcaatgaatatttatatctgtaagggtcttcacactgaccatcatactaatgcgaactgtggatatagaaaatatagcaggagttcccaAACACAGAAATTTACTTCACAAGTTCTCTTATGTTAAAAACCTTTAAGAAAGGCTGACCTAGGACATTCAGAAATTCAGACACCGTGGTCTAATTCCCCTCAGTTGTAAACAATAGTaagttttgttatgtttaccCAAAGGTAATATAAACCTGAAAGTGCTAACTCTCATCTTCAAGCTTTTCTAGGTTCAGCGCCCTCAAATCCCAGCCACAAATGGCCAGGAGGAAGTTGATTGAGGAGTTTGTTTTTAACCAGCCATAGATACTTTCATAGGGGACTACCAGATCTCTTCATAAAGAGTACTTGTCACCTGCACCATGCTTTCACAGGGGGCTTATTGTGATATCaataacaaaaagcataaaaaaagaaaccttttaaaatatagtttaataaaaataaatactaacacACTCCACACATTTTACTGTGCTCACCAtgaggcttgatttattaaagttctataGGATGGAAGAAGATAGActcatgggtgaacctgaatcctgcaaacctggaatagatttctttctttttgacattaattgtcaaatgttttcaatcctggaccagaacttttccaagtttgctggattacccaggttgaTTTGGATAGaaaaatggatagatagatagatagatagatagatagatagatagatagatagatagatagtcagtctatctatctatcacagcGGTCGCccacctttcggacctcacggaccactaaattcgtCATTTAAAATCCCGCAGAcctgcctgacgaggactgtggaggctctgattcattgatcaccTCACGGTTaaatgaagtattactattgttaccatTAGTTgctttatctttggtattactaaagaaatgcaaaatatttgtttgttttttctcactcattatgggaatattttattcaaatctaagaccaaacaagaaatgatagtcatcaaactatttgatgccattaaatattccagttaaagaaaatacacagataaggtcatacttacctagaaaagcatctgagaaataaacaaataaaataaaacaatccgatgagaatcggtattcgtggagcagagtgactgttgtaatggtggaaacaatactgaagcgtacggctcggtaacggttgcctcatagaacttaacactacactgacgtcacgctgcgcctcccttgttttttcgtctctagtacagttcgtgaatttagtgcaataaagaggcaaaaattgtcattcgaAATAAAAgagtttattagaatattatttttgttttatgattaataaaacataaaaattgcaaataatttacaaattgttctgtggaccaccagtggtcaactatgatatatacacacacacacacacacacacacacacacacacacacacacacagtagcTCATAAAATGATGTGACCAAAGCTGGGctgatttttattacttttattttggtttacatacacatacatgccTAGGTCAATGCTAGGAAATCAGTCTTTGTGTTCTATGTAAATGAGCAGCCTGATAAAATTGCGGTTTTATCCGGGTAGCTCAATCTGACAGAACAGAAGCTGCAATGATATTTTGAATTGCCGCCCCGTCCTCTAAGCGTAGGCACGCTGACGACCCGAGAGCGCGCACGTCCAGGTTGTCAGGGAAACCAAGACGCACGGCCTGGTGATGGCGGAGGAGTGGAATCAGGATACCGGGGAAGCGGTGTACAGGTCCCGGGATCCCGTGAATAATCTAAGGATCAGGTAACGGATAAGTTGAAGCTGGTGAAGAGTGTTTATCGTTCGGCGTTTTGACTTACACGAATGTATTTGCAGGGTGCAGCTTCAGCGGGTGTCACCGGTCAGCGCTCTGGTTCAGAGGgtgcaggaggagaaggaggaggagaagggagaCAGAGGAGACATCGCGCTCCGGACACTGAAATCCAGCCTCGGCACtggtcattattattactaatattattctttgtaatctctcctggattgtaagctcttcggggcagggtcctctcctcctcctgtgtcactgtctgtcatttacaacccctgattattgtacagcgctgtgtaatatgttggtgctatataaatactgtataataataatgtgtctaACCCATCACTGTCAGCACAACACATTCCATGCATCCTTTCATATGAAAGCTGGATAGGGAAACCCAAAGGTTGCGTGTGTTATggcatacatgttttgctttaaactaaatctttgagttttcattttttgctgcataaagaaatgtctttcttttttctacaATAATAGGTGGATATCAACATGATGATGAAGAAGAAATTGTGATTTCTTGGCAAGAGAAGCTTTTTAgtgaggtaatttttttttttaatctgttaaatTTAAGCTTAATAACAATTGGCATCCTAGTTTATTCCATCGTAGTCTCATCAGAATGAGGTTTGTTGTTTTCAAATAtggtttttaattctttttttatatctataccttaaagtgtaactaaacccacaatacttaTCTATCACAGTTTCATCATAATTGACGCCTAcatccttcttcttttcttcctggatgTGATCTTCGGCCTGTCTTGATTACCAGTGCCAGGATGGCATAAGTCTCACTCGGGAATGTAGGAGTCCATTATCGGGAAGCCAgggtgatcaggcagggcttttaTGCAGTAGGGACAGGCGATGCCCTTTCATTATTAagcaacattagattgtgagctcctttgtgggacagttagtgacatgactatggactttgtacagcgctgcgtaatatgatggcgctatataaatactgtgtaataataataataataataattttttacctgcctgatttcttGTTCAAATTGTCAAATCACTGAGCTGCTCATGGATGTTTGACAGGATACCCAGCACAGCCTTTGTTTTATGGATAGGGGAACTAAAAGCGGCTTACTTTTTTAATTAGATTTGCTTTGATTTTATTACAAGTTTCTCTAAATGGTAGATCcagcatgttttatatattttttattatagcaatTGGTAATATATGCCATTTGTAATGGGTTAATTTTGGGTGAATGGTTTCAGGCTTTTCATTGATGTATTTGTATTGCCTTACTGCCTAATCATGCTTCATTTTAGCTGgagacatattttttatttaggtgtgACAACAAATTTAACTGATCTTGGTTGGAATATGTAAATTTCTAAAGTTCTGTTGTACATTGCTTGAATATAGAGAAGTCAAGGTGGATTGGTTGTGggctaaaagaataaaagaagaaacaaatacTTATTGGTTTTTGAATGGACTCACTTGTagtttatgaatattttgtatgtatttccaGTTTGAATATGAGCTATATAAAAATGAGGCTGCTTGCCGGACTCCTCTGGATCGTCAGTATCACCAGGACATACTGGCTATGGAACGCAGTGGTGGACGAAAGAATAGACGTATCTTTACCTATACAGACTATGATCGATACACCAACCTAGAAGaggtatttttatctttattaatataaaattatcaTGGCAGTTTACACATAAAGGAATGTGTAAGGAATAGTCGTCTGGTTCCCCATATCAGTCTGATCATTTTATTCCAGGACTCCTTCAAATTTTGTGGTCTGCTCCTATTTTGCATAATTAAGATGTTAACAACCAAGCATCAATAAACTtgcctttttttctctataaacaCATGTGCCGGTCCACTTCCTAACCAACATCTACCCAATATCAGCTGATACGATATATAATGCTTCCATAGTGCAAAAAGCTCCTAATCTACCCTCTGATACTTACTCACCACTCAAGCACCCCTGTCCTTATCTCACTTGGTGCTTCTGGGTATTGGAAAACATAAGCCTCCACCCTTGTGACAGTGCTTAGATATAGTGGATAGGCTTCGGTTCATGATAGGGGGGTGATATCCCATTTATCTTCATTATTGAAATTCTCTAGCAGAATTGTTTGTGTGTCTCCTTTTCAATGACATGGGTAGATTTCTATGGGTATGTAAAGCCACAGTATATGTTTAATGCAGAAATAGATTCAAAAATGCGAAGTTCCAGTATTGACACTAATGTGTAGCACACATGTACAAAACTGGGCATAACAGccttatggtaaaaaaataaatttagaacaATTTTACTTTGACTCTTTCTCACACATTTCCAGGCCCTTTTAGATGCATCTTGGGAATTGGTGTTCCTGAACTAATAATCCCTCTATCTGCTTCTGGGCAGCCTTCATAACTTGTTAACGGGAAGTGGATCCAGTTATATAACATTTAGCTTTATAatgtcagttgtttttttttcacattttattgtaaGCTTTCTGATTTGGGTAAAAATAGTTTATCATTTCTAGTAATAGATTGCCGTAGATTTAAAAAGCAACAATTGTGTATTTCACATCTGACTGAGAAATAAATGCTTGGCCATACTTGGCACAGACAATACTGTCTATAGGTACACTCTTATCTGGTGCCAGTAAATATTCTTGGTGCTGAAGCTTCATTGAattgtattatgttttctttaaatcagttACCTGCTTATGGGTATAGCTGTCATTGGAGAAACTTGGTGGTATTTACTGCAAGCCCTCTTCTGAAACTGTAGTTACCTGGTTGTGTCTGACTTCATTACTTTTAATTGCATACCTGGGGCAATTGTGCAGTGATAGACAGAGTTTCAAGATTCTGCATTTGTTCTGCCTCGGTTACTCAGAAGGCACTGATGTGAAGGTGCTTCAAAGAAAACAGGAATAGTTTTGTCTCTGTGGCAGAAAAGAGGTTGACATGTATAAACCTCCAACAATGAACTTTCTATAAAGTGCAAAACAGATAGTGAAAACAAACGCAGCCACCGCATCGAAGGTCTGGTTAGCTGAAATACATTGTTACATCACAAGTTCTTGTCTCTACTCAATCACTTTATAACACGATAATTTTTGTATACAGCACGCTCAGTCAGTAACTAACTCTGAAAAAGAGACCCCCTCATTCTTAGCAGAACGAATGGCAAATGTCAGAAGACGAAGGCAGGACAAAAGATCATTGTGAGTATTTAAAGCCAAGATACGTTAATACCACAGATTCCTAATAATAATTACCTATTGGATTAAATCATACCTGTAATGACCACTTTGTCTTTAACTTCTAGAGATGGAGCTGGCATGCATAATCGGCTTGTTATAATGGATCCGTCAGAAGAGTTTGTTaaaactaatcatatattaaataCTCCAGTACAGACTATGTACATCATGGCAGACCTTGGCCCCAGGGGaaagtaagatttttttcattgtcatatttttataaaatgtatcatttgccttttaaccccctagcgttctaattctgtcagttttttgatgcaaaaagtgatcctaatttttttgcatagaaatttttgtttatattcagggcctgtaattcttaggattaactcccgggtatgatagttatgtttatttattatattatattcataaattataatataatacataataaaaattataattttaatttttaatgaaataatggaCAACTATGTAatcttaaattaaaaatgtacttttatttttatttcgtgttgtgtggtgtttttgtactgtaaaaaccattttaaatttcccgcccggccacacccccgaatacatcaccactcgcatcacccggaagatgactcatcctcccggttgatgcgagtggggatgtcccgccctgcctcaccctgacgctggagctgctgctgtgcatctccagggagatgcaaagcacaatgcaggacttctgcattgtgcttcgcatctcactgctgatgcgagcagcggcgtggctgggacccggatggtatttaaaagcagattactcagtaatgtgcttttaaatttcccgcccagctaTGTCCCTCAACAGACcagcgccccggcatcacagcaggaccatccgatcgctgctggagcgcggggcaaaggtaaggggggcttttaaagtaaccctgagtgtgactcgggattaccgctttttgattgtaaaatccaccccgagtcacactcg is a genomic window containing:
- the BCL7B gene encoding B-cell CLL/lymphoma 7 protein family member B isoform X2, with product MSGRSVRAETRSRAKDDIKKVMAAIEKVRRWEKKWVTVGDTSLRIFKWVPVIDGRDKEKVKGSTPLSSSSTANSSLLLEFQDETSNQSSFSDVYQPKVESSNSSPSPPHSESPSPVHTSDSQPPTLGQESLDVTSVAASEGADEPPTLTKEEPAFTSDQIEDLEESGAPPLKRACPDVPSHPTTALKS
- the BCL7B gene encoding B-cell CLL/lymphoma 7 protein family member B isoform X3, with the translated sequence MSGRSVRAETRSRAKDDIKKVMAAIEKVRRCFSCREKKWVTVGDTSLRIFKWVPVIDGRDKEKVKGSTPLSSSSTANSSLLLEFQDETSNQSSFSDVYQPKVESSNSSPSPPHMTSVAASEGADEPPTLTKEEPAFTSDQIEDLEESGAPPLKRACPDVPSHPTTALKS
- the BCL7B gene encoding B-cell CLL/lymphoma 7 protein family member B isoform X1; amino-acid sequence: MSGRSVRAETRSRAKDDIKKVMAAIEKVRRCFSCREKKWVTVGDTSLRIFKWVPVIDGRDKEKVKGSTPLSSSSTANSSLLLEFQDETSNQSSFSDVYQPKVESSNSSPSPPHSESPSPVHTSDSQPPTLGQESLDVTSVAASEGADEPPTLTKEEPAFTSDQIEDLEESGAPPLKRACPDVPSHPTTALKS